TTTCATTCTTTCATATCAGTGTACATGAATGCGTAGAACATATAATTGCAGAATTATTCATTATGAGTATTTTTCTGGGCTAGATGGCAATTCAGCATCCAgcatatgtttatatatattttgcaatatatgtttttttgtttgagGTCTTATTTAAGTTAAAGTTTTAATCGAAACCTTCACACTTAAATATACACTTcgtaagactcaaacaaaacaTTGGTCTAGTTCTGAGATACCCCATAATGATTTTCTCTTGCCATACAGGTGTTaaaattgtttaggttttttCTCAGTTCATGGTTATAATATTAGACCAAAATTGTGACCTGAAAATATGATATATGGATGTTCTCTTACCATACAGGTGTTAATTAAGTATATCGTAGTTTAAGTCAGCACATCGAAGGAATTTAGAGCACATAAAGAAATCTTATCATCTTGCTCACATGCGTTGATAAAATTTATCAAGTTTCGTGTTCTATAAAGCTTGTGGTGTGATAAAGAACTCAAGGCACTAATAAATTTCTTGCTCACATGTGTTATTTAATAGTGCAACTAAAGATTGGGGTATTTGAACAATTTTTGTGCTCTCTGaattgttcttttgttgttcaTTGTATGACATGTTTAGGATAATTTTCTTAAGGCCTATTACATGTTTTACTTTACAGTTTCTTCTGCGCTTATGACACCTATAGAAATTCTGAGTGTAACCAACTTTAAGGGTTGGAAGCATGACATAATGATAAACCTAGGAATTATGGATCTCGATTTAGCCTTAAGGGAGGATCGGCCTGTGATTACTCCAACCAGTACTAATGCTCAGAAGCATAAAGCTGAAAAATGGGAGAGATCTAACAAGGTGGCGTTGTTGTTCATGAAAAAGTACATGAATGAGACTGTTCGAGGTAGCATTGCAGAAACTAATGATGCCAAGGCTTATCTGGCAGCCATAGGACAGAAGTTTCAGGAATCTTCAAAGGCAGAAACAGGAAACCTGATGATGGCACTGTCTAAGGCGCAGTTTGAAGGAGAAGGAAGCATTAGGGCACATTATGAAGCTGATTGACCTGAGCAAGAAACTTTCAGCCCCAGTAATTCCTATTCCTGATCCTTTCCTTGTCCATTTTGCTCTTAAATCCCTCCAGATGCCTATAGCCAACTGAAGGTCAGCTATAATACTCAAAAGGAGAAGTGGAACATGGATGACCTTATTGCGCACTCTGTGCAGGAAGAAGCTAGGCTGaaaaaggagaaggagaaatatGTCCTCTTGGTTACTTAGTGAGGGAACAATAAAGGGAAGGCTGCTGGACCCTACAAACGCCCACCTCATCATGCCAAGAGTGCTTCTCCAAAGCAGAACTCCTCTTCATCCAAAGGATCTCAGAACCTTAAGCCAAAACAAACAACATTTTTCAAATGCTTCTTTTGCAAAAATTCTGGTCACATGAAGAAAAACCGTGCTAAGTATAAGTCGTGGCTAGAAAAGAAGGGTACGTATAGTGTTTTTACTATCATAGGTCCTTGTCTAGGTTCGGCTCATGTTTTTACAATAATTGAGTCAAATCTTATTTCTGTTCCTTCAAATTTCTGGTGGTATGACACCGGTTCTCCTATTTATATCTCAAATTCCTTGTTGGGCTTCGTAAACCGGAGACCTCCAAGTAAAGATGAAGTCAAAGTTTTCATAGGGAATGGAGTCAAAGTTGCTGTTGAAGCCATAGGAACTGTTCAACTTAAGTTagaatctggttttgttttgattttaaaggttgttttgtttattccTTCGATGAGAAGGAATTTAATTTCCCTTGTCAGACTTGTTAAGGATGTTTTCAAGTTTACTATTTCTGAAGAAATAAAGTTTTTCCTTAATTCAAATTGTGTTGGTAGTGCTTATCTTCAAGATGACATGTGGCATCTGAGGTGTTCTTATTCTATTGATTCTTATCTCATAGAGCAATCTATAGGTTCCAAAAGAGTCTGAATTAATGAAAATTCCTCTTTTCTATGGCATAAACGTCTTGGACACATATCCAAAAGATGTCATCAACAGCTTGTTAAGTCTGGAATACTTCTAGCCTTAGATTTTTCTGATATGGCAATCTGTGTTGATTGCATAAAAGGCAAAATGACAAACTCCAGGAAGTTAGGTTCCACACATAGTTCTAATCTACTATGAATGGATATTTGTGGTCCTTTTAATGCCAATACCATCTGTGGCAAAAAGTATTTTATAACCTTCAGTGATGATTTTTCACGGTATTGCCATATCTACCTACTTTTTGAAAAATCTCAAAGTCTCGAAGCATTTAAAATTTACAAAACTGAAGTTGAAAAACAGTTGGAGAAATCCATTAAACTGGTTCGATATGATAGAGGAGGAGAATACTATGGCAAATATGATGAGGCAGGACAAGATAAGGGTCCGTTTGCGAAATATTTGGAGGAATGTGGAATCATTGCACAATACACAACACCAAGTACACCAGAACAGAATGGGGTTGCAGAACGTAGATATGGTACGTTGTTAAACATGGTCCGAAGCATGATCAGCAGAAGCAGTTTACCAATTTTTTTGTGGGGTGAAGCACTCAAGACTGTAAATTATATTTCTAACCGTGTACCTAGCAAAGTCGTTGATAAAACACCATTTGAAATCTGGAATGGTCAAAAATTGAGTCTTATGCATTTTCATACCTGGGGATGTCCAGCAGAGGCTCGTCCTTACAATCCAGAAGAGAAAAAGCTAGATCTAAAAACCATGCATTACTTGCCATTTTATTGGCTATCttgataaatctaaaggctttAAGTTTTATTGTCCTAGTCACTCCACTAGGATAATTGTAACTAATAAAGCCAAGTTCCTTGAGAATAATATGCCATCCACTGTTCAGGATTTTGTTTTAGAGGAAGAGGGTGAAGAAGCTGTTCGAAATCCAGTAAAAAACACTCCATCCATTCCAACCATAGTATACCCTTTAGTACCAGAAGATCCTCATGTTCTTGATAATCAGATTGTTGAGCATCCCATTGATTTCGAACACCAAGATCTTCCTCCTAATCAAGCAGCTATAGCACAACTAGAAGCTATTCCAATAAGGAGGTCTGAAAGAGTTCGTAAGTCTGCAATTTCCGATGATTATGTGTTATTTCTTCAAGAAGTAGAACTTGAAAAGTTTAGTACCTACCTTCAAAAGGTCGATTTTGATATCGGCGAAGAAAATGATACAATCACTTATAACCAAGCCATCAATAGTTCCCAATTAGCTTTATGGACAGAAGCAATGTATGCAGAGTTAGAGTCCATGAGAGATACTCAAGTATGGGAGCTAGTTGAACTAGCCCCAAATGTCAAGCCAATTGTGTGCAAGTGGGTtttcaaaacaaagaagaactCAGATGGAAGAATAGAAAGGTATAAAGCTAGGTTGGTGGCAAAGGGTTTTACTCAAAGAGAAGGAGTAGACTACCATGAAACTTTTTCGTCGGTTTCAACCAAAGATTCTTTTCGGATGATTATGGCATTAGTAGCTCATTATGATATGGAGCTACATCAGATGGATGTTAAGACAGCTTTCCTTAACGGAGAGTTGGAAGAAGAAATCTATGTGAAGCAGCCATAAGGTTTTGAGGAACAAGGAAGTGAGCACATGGTTTGTAGGCTCAAAAGGTCAATTTATGGCTTAAAGCAAGTTTCAAGGCAGTGGTACTAGAAGTTTGATTTGGTTGtaattgaaaatggttttgtggAGAATCCTCTAGATGAATGCATTTATTTTAAGGTTTGTAGGAGAAGGTTCATTGTCTTGATACTGTATGTTGACGACATTTTATTGGCTAGAACATATATGAAAATGCTCTTAGAGACTAAAGCATTCTTATCCAAGtcttttgagatgaaggacttaggGGAAGCATCTTTTGTGTTGggaatcaaaatcacaagaGATAGAAAACGGGGAATGCTGAGAATTTCTCAAGAGAGTTACATAGACAAAGTGCTGAGGTGTTTTTCAATGGAAAATTGTGCTGGTGGAGATTTACCTATGAGCAAAGGTGACAAATTCAATAAGTCACAGTGTCCGAAGAAAGATTTTGAGAAGAATTCCATGAAGAACAAGTCGTACGCTTCACTCGTAGGAAGTTTGATGTATGCCTAGGTTTGTACTCGCCCGGATATAGCCTTTGTTGTTAGCATGCTTGGTAGGTATCAAGTTAATCTAGGAGAGATTCACTGGACAGCAAGCAAGAAAGTTTTGAGATACCTGAAGAAAACTAGAGACTACAAGCTAGTGTACAGGAAAGGTTAATCATTAGATGTGGTTGGGTATTCTGACTCAGATCATGTAGGTGATAAGGATGACATGAAGTCTACTTCTGGTTTTGTTTTCCTCATGGCTGGTACGTGGAGCAATATCATGGAGTAGTTTAAAGCAAACTGAGACTACCTTATCTACCATGcaatctgaatttattgcattGAGTCATGCCACTACTCATGCAGTTTGGTTAAGAGATCTTATTCGCTGCACTTAGGTTGTTCCAACCATAGAAAGACCGATACCTATCTATTGCGACAATTctgctgcagttttctttgcaAAGAACAACAAGAGGTCTTCTGGCTCAAAACAAATAGAACTGTAATTTCTTCATGTAAGGAAGAAAACTGAAGAGCTAAAGGTGGTTGTTGAAGACATCAGGACAACAAAAATAATTGCTGATCCCCTCACTAAACCTGTGTCAGTTTCAGTATTTAACAAGCATGTTAAAAATATGGGATTAGTTGATAGCTTTAATTCCATAGAATAGTGGGAGCATATCTCCAAATGTTTGTCTGTTTGCTTCCTTTTGTCTGCAGATTTGGtttaggacaaaatactgtttactccatatacttatagggtctcgacgtttcaatttcacctaaaaagtccctgaactttccaatttcacctaaaaagtccctgccgtcaattttccgttataaagtctgttatcttgctgacgtggcactatttcaacagtaaaatgactattttacccttactgaccaaaaaaaaaaaatactctcttttctcttttttaactcttttttctctattttttttaatttgttctcttttttttcctactcttttttctctcttttctcttttttttttatttgttctctctctcctttttttatatatatatatatatatatatatatttctttctcttttctatttacctcttcttcctctcggCTCTTCGGCCTTATTTTTCTCCTCCCTGATtgcagctccagttttcggccacGCTTGGAAGCCAGAATGGTCGGGTTCTCTTCCCTTCAGATTCCGGCCCCTTCGTTGTGTCGGAGCTATATCAGAAGGTTTCTCTCGACGTCAATAACCtttctttggtgttggtttgctgagatgatgagccaaTAGAGATTTGAAGAGATAAGATATTTGAGTTTTCCTGCGAGTTTCCATGTTTTGGTCTATTTGACTGTTTCTGATCGTAACtttagagagaaatgtttgaactgttttggcaccgaagaaagggaggtggaacgtgaattgatttgatttgggtgtgcTCCGATTTTGTTTGGAACCACTGTATGGAGATGGGTGATTcggagaggtggtgatgcttgctggcatgacggggatgatggatggatggtggaatgGCCAGCACTTGCTTGGAGCGCAGGCACGCCAacggtgattaggagaggtggtgatgctcaccgaaaactggagctgcgatcagggaggaggaaaagaaggccgaagagcagagaggaggaagaggaagaagaggtaaacagaaaagagaaagaaataaaaaaaaaaaaaacaaaagagagagaacaaataaaaaaagaggaaaaaagtttttaaaaaaaaaagagaaaaaagagttaaagaaaaaagagtaggaaaaaaaaagagaaaagagggttaaaaaaaaaaagagaacaaataaataaataaaaaaagagaaaagagagttaaaaaaaaagagtaagaaaaaaaaaagagaacaaattaaaaaaaaagagaaaaagagttaaaaaaaaagtaggaataaaaagaacaaattaaaaaaatagagaaaaaagagttaaaaaaaagtaggagtaaaaaagaacaaattaaaaaaatagagaaaaaagagttgaaaaaagaaaaaaaaagagtaaatttttttttgggatcaataagggtaaaatagtcattttactgttgaaatagtgacacgtcagcaagataacagattttttaacggaaaattgacggcagggactttttaaatgaaattggaaagtttagggactttttaggtgaaattgaaacgtcagggactgaaacatcgagaccctataagtatagggagtaaacagtattttgtcctttgGTTTATATTGATTGCTGCAATTTGATACAATTGGTTGTTTCTCATTAATATTGGAATGTATTGTCACTTCTGCAATTGTTAAAAGATTATTTGATTGCTAGTATCTGACAATTTATTGTTGCAGCTCAAGTCTTGAATAGCTATTTGAAAGATCATTGTCTTCAAGTATTTGATCACAATGAATTGAAATGTGTTTTTCATTCTGGAAACACATCAGCTTTATTGGAAGCATAAATGACTTTTCTACGAAGCCATAAAGTGAGACCATGATATGAGACGTTAAGTAATCACATTTAGTTACTCTATATCAAATATTTTCATATCTTGTGGTGGCCCATGTGAATACAAGTTCTGATGTTATGGACATAAGGTGCTATGCAAATTGTTGCATCAGATTTCTTATGATATGGTTTGAGTGGTTGTGTTTGACAGAGTCTTGAAGTTGGGTTATACTATATGTATTGTCCATGTCTACTAAAGATTGGTttaatttggttttggattgaTATTTTTATTGTGTATTATAtgatagtccaagtgggagaatgtaagaACCCAATTGGACATATCATCTAATAATCAAGTTTACACAATAATTATATGTGATGTCTTTCAAATAAATCAAATGATATATATGCAAAAATCAGTGGCTATAATGTTGTGATTAATGTTATAGATTATGAGCTTAATAAAAGATATTATATATGTCTTAAAGGATATGAAATCAAGTGACTTAACCACTAAGGAGGTTCATATGGTAAGTGATAGATTCTCTTTAATGGGTGGATTCTATCACCTGGCACCTATATAAGTCAAGGTCCCTGTTCTCCCAATTCTACCCAGTTTACAAGTAATCTCGCCCTAttgagagataaaacaaatcactGTTTGAGAGAGCAGAAGACTTTGTCTTACCGAATCCTTGCTTGAAGACGATGGACTCTATAGGTATTCATTCTATCTACGAATATTTATAGTCATCCAAATGTTTTGTATTTGtatctctatctctatgcaGATTATGACAtgttcatatttatttttatgatcTTACATGCCAGCACAAGCTCAATAGCAAACACTGCTTATAGGCAAATTCTAAATcttgaattttattttatattaatacactgtaaaaaaattcaaagcaCACCAAcaactctttttttctttttcttttttttctttgttttaattcTAGATGTCTATGGTTGCATAAAATCAGCCACTCCAGAATATGAAGTCCCTATAAAGGACACAAACAGGATGGAGTCAAAGCTTGAACTCATTGTAAAAAACCTGAGGTATAATGTATCCAAATTCTTTTCCATAATACAATGTATTAACTGTCTCATTGCATATCTAAACTTTAGGTTTTTAAAAAATGTAGGAGGGAAGATCTCAAAATCACCCTATGGGGCAACACTACAAGGAAACTCAATTTGCAAAGTATTGAAGCATCAGGTTCAGCAATACTTATTGTGATCACAAGTTTAAGAGTGACGAAATTTCAACGTAAGAGTTTCACATAGCAGGCTACTTTTCTTTATTAGAGTACAACTGAATTAATTTTAAACAACATAACATCATTTGTGACTTTTGCTTATCTTgcatgatgaaaaaaaaaaaaacttttgtccTCCATCTTCAAAACAATTATGTCTTTGTTTCTTAATTCAGATATCTTCCATTCATCAATATATATGAACagtttcatttcaatttttcgCATAGTTCTTGGACTCATTTCAACTTTCTTTCACAATTTATGTTCATGTGctttctttaaatttctttacCTTTAGTGTTGTTCAATTGGTAATAGtgtttcaatttctttataaaCAATTACTTTTCACAATGTGCAGAACAAATTCAAGCATCAACTACAAATCACTCTTGCATACTCATAAATCAACAGATTCATCAGACACAGGAATACCAAGCTGAGTAAGTTGTTTTACTAGAGCTAAATTCCTATGTTTATCACACAAAAACAATAGTgctttaactaaaaaaaattaaatttcagATTCTCCAAGACAGGAGACAAAGTAAAGACAGTTCCTGGTCCAGGCAAGCGACTCAaaccaaaacaattaaaaaaaaaacacaacgaAGACAGTGTCAGAACTGAATGCATTGGATCCAGATTTATATACGATATGaaaaaacatttttttatttgggaaaatgatcatttacccgattttaggctaaaaattgcccacttgctccaccaactgttttttaaccccatttacccaaaatactctaagggattatttcccctttacccaattaattcttttttctttttttttttagacttttttgccctctccttctttctcacttagagagagaagtcaccttccaccttgctgtgctccggtgaccagtggccggcgcggtctcTGGCGACCGGATTCCGGGAACCggtaaccgaaatccggcgaccgatgactggaatccggaattcggaatccggaatccggaatccggctattattgcccccagtaatcatattactacccccagtaatcatattatagcctcccaaaaatcatattattgccgtccagtgaattgtatgaactcccaaaaccaaaatgaatacactacgaaaacaattgatcaatttataatcatattattggctcccaataatcatattattgccccccaatacaaagtccaatgtctctactgtctcccaatagaccaccaaaaatacacctttttgtaggattcacagataatttatcaaaataccacactatagtgatccctgtccctcgtatcaaagtctactgggggccaataatgtgtctactgcccccagtaGCCAGGAAATGTATtgggtagcaaaaaaaaaaaaaaaaaaaaaaaccagaaactgatctctctctctctctctctctctctctctctctctctctctccatgtctgcagatctctctctctctccatgtctGCAGATCGAAAATTTCCGGTCGTCCACCGATTCAACTATTGGTTTGCTCCTCCAAACCAGCACACCTGAGAATCGGCGGGGCAGAAGGCACAGCAGAGTTCGATGTGGGCGACAGGGTAGGCTCTACAGGTGGAATCGAATTGATCCATGACGGAGTCGAGATCTGGGGAGGAAGGGCAGTGGCAGATTCCGATGATGGCGAGGGTTTTGCGGTTGGACTGGAAGTCCTCCCAGGGGCTGGGAGGGGCGCCGCCGAGGACGAACTAGAAGTTGAGGCTGCCGGAGTCCCAGGGCTGGTGAGCGAAGGGCGACTTCTGGTGCTCGGTGTAGATGGAGCTGACGGCAGAGAGTGGATCGACCGGGGGGACGTGGCCGATGGGGAGGACCTCCACGTGGATCATGGAGCTGGTTTCGATGCTCACGTCCGACTCCATTTCTGATCGGAGTTTAGTTTGAGGGGATTTAAGTGCAGTTATTTGGGAACCCAGAAGCgggtgtgtgtgagagagagagagagagagagagagagagagagagagagagagagagagagagagagtctgagaggaaagagtttaatagggggcaaaactgtcactataggttagattgggtaaagggggttaaaaaactcttagtggagtaagtgggcaatgttcatgctgaaattgggtaagtggtcacggcccctttttATTTCTCCTCATATCATCAACCATACAAATTCTAATCTACGCCTTATATTGCGCAATGATATTGTCTATTGTACCACTTCTATCCGTAGATTTCCAATGCACAATGGGTGGTGGTACAAATCTTGCGCCACCTATCATAAACAGttgaaaaaaaaaggatgtcACTAAATTGAGCCGTCCTGACCATGATATACAGATTCCTCTTTCATGGTAGCTACCAACTTGTTCAAGAACAGTGGGTATGACTCCATTATCCACAATTCCTTCAATGGTATAAATATTAcaaatttctttctctttccttttttttttttttccttcatttgttattcacaaataatttttttgctTTGTTTACATGTACAAAGTTCATATGACAATTTGTGATAACACTAATCAAGTTATTGTTCTCATCATGGGAGAACAAGCGGAGCGGCTATTTGGAATCACCTGTGTTGATTTGGTCAATAAACGGTTCTACCTGACACACGAAATTGCAtcagaagaaatagaaaaatttaTTTGACAAACCTACCTATTTGAAATCAAGGTCAATCCCAACAGTGAGTTACTGGTGAGGAACATCTTCCCAAATGTGCAAGCTTCTGCATCATCAACATAACCTGATCCAAGTAGTGCCACACCAGAACATCTCTCATATCAGAGAAAGAGAATCATTGTAGGAACCAGCAAAACATTGttcatttcaaattctgaaAAAATGGTGAAGAGATACATATTCAATCTTACTTGCAATTTCACATTTCAAACAACTCATTTTGTGGCTTCTcttattaattttattattcctTCACGTGTTCCATGTTTACAACAGATTTTAGATTAATACTTTACTTACATTATATAACAACAAATGTCAATTGACCAAAAACGCAGCTTATTGTGAACATTAAAAACAATTTCCTTAATTTCCTTGCTTATACTTCTAACTATACATGTCCATCTAGTCTTCTTCTGATTTAAAGTGATGAGCACACCAAGCACACAACCACAATATTGTCATCATCAACATCGTCACTGCCAGGGAAAGaacaatatgaaaaaaaaacaactgcGTGAATCTAATTTACTCTCTTTTGTGTATTTTGTCTAGATGCGATTATTGTAATTTAACTTTTTGGACAAACGCAGCTAACTGATAAGTTTTGAATACATCTTAATGAACATCATTTAATGTATTTTGTCTAGCTGTGACTATTGTAATTTAACTTTTTGGACAAATGCAGCTAATTGATCAGTCAAAATATTTTGTACAATTGGAGTTATTGCTAGCCTAACTTTAACTAATGTTACAAGACTAGCACTTTTTGTCACAACTCCAATTAAACAAACTTGAAACTCAATGTAATATATGTGTGTAAAAACTCTTTTACTCCATCAACAATGTATGATAATTTCTCCCTCTCATTTCATCTCTCTAACTTCATTGCACACTACATTTCAAACTTTGTTGGTGATGTTACTACTTCTATTCAATGTACAATTTATTTCATAGTTACCAATATTGATGTTGCATTGTTGTGTCAGCGATTCTCTAATACATTTATTATTCATTACATCATCTATTTCTGTATGCACTCAGTTAAAACTAACCGTCACATTCAAATGTATATCTTTGTTTTTATATCTTGCAACAAGAAAACAATACTTCAATATGTAAGTAATCCataaacaagacttcctcaagattCAGGTATATCCTTTTAACCATTCGTTCCGACATGATTCACAATTGTAATTCTAAGCTTTTCTTAACACATGTTACTTAATTTTTATATAGGTAAGTTTTCACTTgagttttttatttctttgtccTCCACTCCATCCATGTTCACTGGTTTGTTTAATGATTTAACAAGTTGCTAAGACTCAATTCGGATTGAAATAAACAGATATATGCAATGCTGCATATGTTGAAAAACATATCTATTACTGACATCACTGAATTCCATGTTCTACACAGGATATTAAGGCCACTTAACACTCAAACTACAAACAATCAAGCATTTGATGAGGATGGACAAGTCTCTTAGACCAGGATAAAGACTATACCTAttgccaataggaaaactcttGCTCCAGGTATATCAAATTCAATATTCTCTTATTGTTAAGCTTTGTTgtctattttttttccctcaacaTATTCCAAGAAAGGATTCCTAAATGTGTTTTTGCTAATTAATTTCTTACTCTTTTGTATATTTCAGCATCTACAATGAAGCATGATAGAATTTCAATCCTAGTTGCTTTAGATTCTATATTTCAACATTCTGTTTTGAAGAAACTGAAgctatgtttatacaacatctTTTTACTCAGTTTATTATTTCCATCTATAGCATCTCTCAAGTAGGATTGCAACAAGCTTATGTTTCTTACTCTTAACCCAAATCTGGAAATAAATGAACAAATAGTGCTAAACACTTGGACCAAAATATGAGTTGCATACTCACTCATAATAATTTCACCATAGGGACATAGAGTTATAATAATACTTTGAAAGACTAAAAGATTTTAATTCATATTTGTTACATACTTCCAATTTTGAACAACTTAATATAGTGCAAACTGAAGTATTCGGTCCAGTTCTAACCATGAATCTCTGAACTATAATTAATATATGCGGATCATTGAAGATGATGTGAAGGCTGATGAATTGTGTACTACAAGGGAGTATGCTAGATGGCTCATTCAAATAAACTCATCATTTGAAAGATAGCAATTTATCTATAGAAAACTTGAAAGATCTTTATAtagtgattacacgcatttttatacgCGTAATTGCATTCTAAATACTAGAATTATGTTAATCTCTAGaccaattattatgtaattaatccaattttatttgtttgtagGGAATAAGAGGAGTTGGGGAGACCGAAAGAAAATAGTACAAAAATGGAGCCAATTAGAGTTCGATAAAAGGACAAAAGTTTCGATGTGGTCAATTATAGTCAActccaacaaagaaagaaaagaattaattagaTAGAGGAAAGAAatgttaattaaac
This portion of the Rosa chinensis cultivar Old Blush chromosome 1, RchiOBHm-V2, whole genome shotgun sequence genome encodes:
- the LOC121051066 gene encoding uncharacterized protein LOC121051066, with the protein product MDSIATPEYEVPIKDTNRMESKLELIVKNLRREDLKITLWGNTTRKLNLQSIEASGSAILIVITSLRVTKFQQQIQASTTNHSCILINQQIHQTQEYQAEFSKTGDKVKTVPGPGKRLKPKQLKKKHNEDSVRTECIGSRFIYDMKKHFLFLLISSTIQILIYALYCAMILSIVPLLSVDFQCTMGGGTNLAPPIINS